A single window of uncultured Sunxiuqinia sp. DNA harbors:
- a CDS encoding PHP domain-containing protein, giving the protein MKKYRADLHIHTVLSPCADLEMSPDKIVQKAIDRGIDIIAITDHNATGQCAMVKKHAEKTKLIVINGCEVNSQEEVHAICLFEDDYTRDQFQQFLDQYLPEIPNNPEYNGHQIIVDDQNNIVHHSPHYLLSPLQVDLETIEKYTHQLNGIFIPAHIDRPISSIYSQFGYLPSDMNVDGMQLSKFAPENEIRQQYDIHKEVSLITASDAHYIKDVGSAHTFFHLFEPTFQELRWALNQKNGRFVKIES; this is encoded by the coding sequence ATGAAAAAATATCGGGCCGATCTACATATTCACACCGTTTTGTCGCCATGTGCTGATTTGGAAATGAGCCCTGATAAAATTGTGCAAAAAGCGATTGACCGAGGGATTGATATTATCGCGATCACCGATCATAATGCAACCGGGCAATGTGCGATGGTAAAAAAGCATGCCGAAAAAACAAAGCTGATCGTAATCAATGGATGTGAAGTGAACAGCCAGGAAGAGGTCCATGCAATTTGCCTCTTCGAAGATGATTATACCCGCGATCAATTTCAGCAATTTTTGGATCAATACCTGCCAGAAATACCCAACAACCCGGAGTACAATGGTCATCAGATAATAGTGGACGATCAAAATAACATCGTTCATCATTCGCCACACTATTTGTTGAGTCCACTTCAGGTTGATCTGGAAACAATTGAAAAATACACGCATCAGCTTAACGGAATTTTCATTCCGGCCCATATCGACCGCCCCATCAGTAGTATATATAGCCAATTCGGCTATTTACCCTCTGATATGAACGTTGATGGCATGCAGCTTTCAAAATTTGCTCCTGAAAACGAAATCAGACAACAATACGATATTCATAAGGAAGTAAGTTTGATCACAGCATCTGATGCTCATTACATTAAAGATGTTGGTTCTGCGCATACTTTTTTTCACCTATTTGAACCCACTTTTCAAGAACTTCGATGGGCTTTAAATCAAAAAAACGGACGATTTGTAAAAATTGAATCATGA
- a CDS encoding DRTGG domain-containing protein — translation MKVSDLIEQLNLKVISGEKGLDREISGAYVSDLLSDVMGNAKEEQLWITLQVHQNVMAIASLKDLAAVILVKGLQPHKSTIEHSNEEQIPILSTSDSTFDISGKLYALLKEQ, via the coding sequence ATGAAGGTTTCTGATTTAATAGAACAACTAAATTTAAAAGTAATTTCCGGAGAAAAAGGACTTGACCGGGAAATTAGTGGAGCGTATGTTTCCGACTTATTGAGCGATGTAATGGGCAATGCCAAGGAAGAACAGCTTTGGATTACATTACAGGTACATCAAAATGTAATGGCTATTGCTTCGCTAAAAGATTTGGCAGCTGTCATCCTGGTAAAAGGACTGCAGCCCCACAAAAGTACAATCGAACACAGCAACGAGGAGCAAATCCCCATTCTGTCAACCTCTGATTCAACCTTCGATATAAGCGGAAAACTTTATGCGTTGTTGAAAGAGCAATAA
- a CDS encoding [Fe-Fe] hydrogenase large subunit C-terminal domain-containing protein, with protein sequence MVTAKTYHALTVDEKKCIGCIHCMKACPTEAIRVVDGLAEISKERCVDCGHCMRACPAKAIYVEQDDLKISKTFKYRVALFPAVMIGQFPEKYTENQIYAALLKIGFTHAFEVEQPIGILKDSMKQYCKTSPNNKPHISSFCPAIVRLIQIRYPSLTENLIQRKSPHDLGAHFAIKELKKQGAKEDEIGLFYITPCNAKISSVKSPVGEKESIADGIINMNDLYNRVMQVINDKEAEDTSHLRENLSRDGILWSLTRGESIHFGERSMAIDGIHNVIKFLERLENEEVPEIDFLELRACDQSCAGGILMTGNRFLTVTRLERRAKRYPQAWKLKDSEAIKGSKEIIQKLIADKIIPKPAFSLDKDRVRALEKMNRAQRIICFLPGVDCGACGAPNCQALAEDMVNGKAKMSDCVFLQQMWEDEGKISTTKAFRNVEKKWGEKRFQADCNKRGKRNEGF encoded by the coding sequence ATGGTAACTGCAAAAACATATCACGCATTAACGGTCGACGAAAAGAAATGCATAGGATGTATCCATTGCATGAAAGCTTGTCCGACCGAAGCTATTCGAGTAGTTGATGGATTAGCTGAAATATCGAAAGAACGATGCGTTGACTGTGGGCACTGTATGCGTGCCTGCCCGGCCAAAGCTATCTATGTGGAGCAGGATGACTTAAAAATTTCCAAAACATTTAAATACAGGGTGGCTTTATTCCCGGCAGTTATGATTGGCCAGTTTCCTGAAAAATATACCGAAAATCAGATTTACGCAGCCCTGCTAAAAATTGGCTTTACCCACGCTTTTGAAGTGGAACAGCCAATCGGCATTTTGAAGGACTCGATGAAGCAATACTGCAAAACTTCACCCAACAATAAACCACACATATCTAGCTTTTGCCCGGCAATTGTGCGTCTGATACAGATTCGCTACCCATCGTTAACCGAAAACCTGATTCAGCGCAAATCACCGCACGATTTGGGAGCACACTTTGCCATTAAGGAATTAAAGAAACAAGGTGCTAAAGAAGATGAAATTGGGCTGTTTTACATCACCCCTTGCAATGCTAAAATTAGTTCGGTGAAAAGTCCGGTTGGTGAAAAAGAGTCGATTGCTGATGGCATCATCAACATGAATGATTTATACAACCGAGTGATGCAAGTTATCAATGACAAGGAAGCAGAAGACACAAGTCATTTGCGCGAAAATTTAAGTCGCGACGGAATTCTGTGGAGCCTGACCCGAGGCGAATCGATTCACTTTGGAGAACGTAGCATGGCCATCGATGGCATTCACAATGTCATTAAATTTTTGGAACGCTTGGAAAACGAAGAGGTACCGGAGATTGACTTTTTGGAACTTCGTGCTTGCGACCAAAGTTGTGCCGGAGGAATTCTGATGACGGGCAATCGTTTTTTAACTGTGACCAGACTTGAGCGCCGTGCAAAACGTTACCCACAAGCCTGGAAGTTGAAAGACAGTGAAGCAATAAAAGGTTCGAAAGAGATAATACAAAAACTAATCGCTGATAAAATTATCCCCAAACCAGCATTTAGCCTGGATAAAGATCGTGTTCGGGCACTGGAAAAAATGAACCGTGCCCAGCGGATAATCTGCTTTTTACCTGGTGTTGATTGCGGTGCATGTGGTGCTCCCAACTGCCAGGCACTAGCCGAAGACATGGTAAACGGAAAAGCAAAAATGTCTGATTGCGTATTTCTACAACAAATGTGGGAAGACGAAGGAAAAATTAGCACTACAAAGGCTTTCCGAAATGTGGAAAAGAAGTGGGGAGAAAAAAGATTTCAGGCTGATTGTAATAAACGAGGAAAAAGAAATGAAGGTTTCTGA
- a CDS encoding ATP-binding protein encodes MNLEFHIEGGNFSRAGHASSEIKKMLKQLGVDSRCIKNIVIAMYEAEVNVVAHAFEGLIHVHIESDKITTVISDKGPGIADVDLAMQEGYSTASKKVREMGFGAGMGLPNIKKNTDKLTIESTVNEGTTVKMVNHF; translated from the coding sequence ATGAATCTGGAGTTTCACATAGAAGGAGGAAATTTTTCGCGAGCCGGTCATGCGTCGAGTGAAATCAAAAAAATGCTCAAGCAATTGGGGGTCGATTCACGTTGCATCAAAAACATCGTAATTGCCATGTACGAGGCAGAAGTGAATGTCGTAGCACATGCTTTTGAAGGCCTTATTCATGTCCATATTGAATCAGACAAGATTACGACGGTAATCTCCGATAAAGGACCGGGAATAGCCGATGTAGATTTGGCGATGCAGGAAGGTTACTCCACGGCTAGTAAAAAAGTAAGAGAAATGGGATTTGGCGCTGGAATGGGACTTCCCAACATCAAAAAGAATACGGATAAGCTCACGATTGAATCAACCGTAAATGAGGGAACAACAGTTAAAATGGTCAATCATTTTTAA
- a CDS encoding PAS domain S-box protein: MINEELANYPIPTTMIYDDQSFHSDMIQYPDLHQKIIDALPIPIFYRDINGIYKATNKAHENFIGLKKEEIIGKTVFDVQPTDIAEMYARRDQELFETPVDQSYETKFRLSDGSMHDVIFNKAVIRNDENEIIGIVGSILDITDRKKAERNLEQAQEASVIASAMMHKIRAGVIIVNQDFKVIDSNQGFARLFGEELEELYETIPGLQGAELSSLIPDVVFKMFASLMVSGENMLERDLKIQNRLLHVSVISIYKNRVVGALIRDMSAPLLVREEIISRAQRVNKQNLDTVQKIAFLLGENAAQTEELLNSIIQSYKYGEDDN, from the coding sequence ATGATCAATGAAGAATTAGCTAATTATCCAATACCAACGACAATGATATATGATGACCAGTCTTTCCATTCGGATATGATCCAGTATCCGGATTTGCATCAGAAAATTATTGATGCTTTGCCGATCCCGATTTTCTATCGCGATATCAACGGAATATATAAAGCCACCAACAAAGCGCATGAGAATTTTATAGGCTTAAAAAAGGAGGAGATCATTGGCAAAACAGTGTTTGATGTTCAGCCGACAGATATTGCTGAAATGTATGCCCGACGTGATCAAGAGTTATTTGAAACACCGGTTGATCAGAGCTACGAAACTAAGTTTCGTTTATCGGACGGATCAATGCATGATGTGATTTTCAACAAAGCTGTGATTCGAAATGATGAGAATGAAATTATCGGCATCGTCGGTTCGATCCTTGATATAACTGATCGGAAAAAGGCAGAACGAAATCTGGAACAAGCCCAGGAAGCATCTGTTATCGCATCTGCAATGATGCACAAAATCAGAGCTGGGGTTATTATTGTGAATCAAGATTTTAAGGTCATTGATTCAAACCAGGGATTCGCACGCCTGTTTGGAGAAGAGTTGGAAGAATTGTATGAAACAATACCCGGATTACAAGGAGCTGAGCTTAGTTCATTAATCCCCGATGTGGTGTTTAAAATGTTCGCTTCATTGATGGTTTCAGGGGAAAACATGTTGGAGCGCGATCTGAAAATACAAAACCGGTTGTTGCATGTTTCGGTGATTTCGATATACAAAAATAGGGTTGTCGGGGCATTGATCCGCGATATGTCAGCTCCTTTGTTAGTCAGAGAGGAAATCATTAGCCGGGCACAACGCGTGAACAAGCAAAATCTGGATACGGTGCAAAAGATTGCTTTTTTGTTGGGTGAAAATGCGGCTCAAACGGAGGAATTACTCAACTCCATTATTCAATCGTATAAATATGGGGAGGACGACAACTGA